The Sporomusa termitida genome has a window encoding:
- a CDS encoding thiamine pyrophosphate-dependent enzyme gives MLTMKSEARGLIAHGVSACAGCGLELAARVILDVLGANTVIVIPPGCAALFSGYGNETVTKIPGFQGNLESTAAYAAGIKAGFEVQGRGDIQVLGFAGDGATVDIGLQALSGALERGDKILYICYDNEAYMNTGIQGSGSTPLNAWTTTTPGGKSVYRKDMVGIVAAHKIPYAATASVGYVDDLRKKVAKAQAATATGPAYIHIHTPCPTGWGSKPEHTIEVARLAVQSQCWPLYEITDGVNYQVTVPVAKPKPVAEYLKLQKRFNGVAPEELSTMQTAVGQDYTRLTNK, from the coding sequence ATGTTAACCATGAAATCTGAAGCAAGGGGCCTGATTGCGCATGGCGTGAGCGCGTGCGCCGGTTGCGGACTGGAACTGGCGGCGCGGGTTATTTTAGACGTTCTGGGCGCTAATACCGTTATTGTTATTCCTCCCGGCTGTGCGGCGCTGTTTTCCGGTTATGGCAATGAGACAGTTACCAAAATTCCCGGTTTTCAGGGCAACCTCGAGAGTACCGCCGCCTATGCGGCCGGCATCAAAGCCGGTTTTGAAGTGCAGGGGCGCGGCGATATCCAGGTCCTGGGCTTTGCCGGCGACGGCGCAACGGTGGATATCGGCCTGCAGGCTTTATCAGGCGCTTTGGAGCGGGGCGATAAGATTCTCTATATCTGCTATGACAATGAAGCCTATATGAACACCGGGATTCAGGGCAGCGGCTCAACGCCGCTGAATGCCTGGACCACAACAACCCCCGGCGGCAAGAGTGTCTACCGCAAAGATATGGTCGGTATTGTGGCTGCCCACAAAATCCCGTATGCCGCTACCGCCTCGGTAGGTTATGTGGATGATCTAAGGAAAAAAGTAGCAAAAGCCCAGGCTGCCACCGCAACAGGACCTGCTTATATTCATATTCATACTCCCTGCCCGACAGGCTGGGGTTCAAAACCGGAACATACCATCGAAGTCGCCAGGCTGGCGGTACAAAGTCAGTGCTGGCCGCTGTATGAGATCACCGACGGTGTGAATTACCAAGTAACCGTGCCTGTGGCCAAACCGAAGCCGGTCGCTGAGTATCTGAAGCTGCAGAAGCGCTTTAACGGGGTTGCGCCAGAAGAGTTATCAACAATGCAAACAGCGGTCGGGCAGGATTATACCCGCCTCACTAATAAATAG
- a CDS encoding LacI family DNA-binding transcriptional regulator, with the protein MLPFTYIFLRGDFIPTLHEVAALAGVSRMTVSRYINGSGYVSEQIRLKIQEAINQLQYRPNRIARSLTTGTTKNIALILSDISNPLYTLIIKGVETLAFEHGYNLIVCNTGYSLEREQEYVYTLVDKLVDGIIIAPSCLGTEHLKEVKSKNIPLVFVARKAEGIAADCVTFDDFYGSYQLIKHLTELGHRRIGVICRQVDLNNQRLDGYQKAVAEAHIPYEESLLQTSTVVDELVGYDCARNLLEQPQPPTAIFTTVNKFAGGTLLYCRHKHVEIPRQLALVSFDSFAEVDYLIVPQLTCNIIPAFDLGHKAAELLFLRINDCSPGSSFSEISLKGEMLVRASTVAAGS; encoded by the coding sequence ATGTTACCGTTCACATATATTTTCCTAAGAGGTGATTTTATTCCTACCTTGCACGAAGTAGCTGCTTTGGCTGGGGTGTCGCGCATGACGGTATCACGCTATATCAATGGTTCCGGTTATGTAAGCGAACAAATCAGATTGAAAATTCAAGAGGCTATTAATCAACTCCAGTATCGTCCCAATCGTATCGCCCGCAGTCTTACAACAGGAACTACGAAGAATATCGCCCTTATTCTGAGCGATATTTCGAACCCTCTGTATACTCTGATTATCAAAGGGGTAGAAACGCTGGCCTTTGAGCATGGCTATAACTTAATTGTTTGCAATACAGGTTATTCGCTGGAACGCGAACAGGAGTACGTGTACACCCTGGTGGACAAATTGGTTGATGGCATTATTATTGCGCCGAGTTGTTTGGGGACTGAACATCTAAAGGAAGTTAAGAGCAAAAATATACCATTAGTATTTGTGGCCCGGAAGGCTGAAGGAATCGCGGCCGATTGTGTAACGTTTGATGATTTTTATGGCAGCTATCAGTTGATTAAGCATTTGACTGAGCTTGGCCACAGACGCATCGGTGTTATTTGCCGCCAGGTTGACCTTAACAATCAGCGCCTGGACGGCTACCAAAAGGCAGTGGCTGAAGCGCACATCCCCTATGAGGAAAGTTTGCTGCAAACCAGCACAGTTGTTGATGAACTTGTCGGTTATGACTGTGCCAGGAATTTACTGGAGCAGCCGCAGCCCCCGACCGCCATTTTTACTACGGTGAACAAATTTGCGGGCGGCACTTTATTGTACTGCCGGCATAAACACGTGGAGATCCCCCGGCAACTGGCACTGGTCTCCTTTGATTCCTTTGCTGAAGTAGATTACCTGATTGTGCCCCAGCTTACCTGTAATATTATTCCGGCTTTTGACCTGGGGCATAAAGCTGCCGAACTTTTATTCCTGCGTATTAATGACTGTTCGCCAGGAAGCTCCTTTAGTGAAATCAGTTTAAAAGGAGAAATGCTTGTCAGGGCATCGACCGTGGCCGCCGGGAGTTAA
- a CDS encoding FAD-dependent oxidoreductase, translating into MFETKKTDILVIGGGGAGIKAAIAAAEQGRQVVLLSKGPLAKTGITPVAGEGIEGAVNAGDSVEMHFKDTVTAGRGLADQDLAKALAEDSVERIKELEAYGAKFKKKEDGTFATSVRPGQSHSRNLFIMGGGWGLAASLHKKVAQLPNVFIIDSAVVTRFLVRDDRVIGVVYLNTNSGEIRVIQAKATLLATGGYEELWPFTDTPPDATGETLVMVYQVGAQLVDLEMVLYYPGVVVYPPAARGWLVQYEYILNPDILDGRVLNGKEEVFVEGFPARDEFIKAIRQEVKKGTASPHGGFFVDLTHSKYPPAVLTERITAWLHQFGNLLNVGIDLRTDKLEMAPAAHYCLGGIKIDEHGRTNVPGLFAAGEITGNVHGANRISGNALSETQVFGRRAALSACQFAAKVDFAVVAAEQEVLTEYRQIDEWKQDKEYAVRPIALKSRLKTIMDQYVGLERNEESLNTGLRKVRDLRKTLSFLKVVPHKRYCYEVQEAYEVRGMLALAEIVILSALARQETRGHHFRTDYPQTEAEGQHTLISLQQGEPKVTAIPVTKL; encoded by the coding sequence ATGTTTGAGACGAAGAAAACCGATATTTTAGTCATTGGCGGTGGCGGTGCCGGCATTAAGGCTGCGATTGCGGCAGCCGAACAGGGGCGGCAGGTTGTCCTTCTCAGTAAAGGGCCTTTAGCCAAAACCGGGATTACCCCGGTTGCAGGCGAAGGGATCGAAGGGGCCGTTAATGCCGGTGATTCGGTAGAAATGCATTTTAAGGATACTGTCACGGCGGGGCGGGGTCTGGCAGATCAGGACCTGGCCAAAGCTTTGGCCGAAGATTCGGTGGAGCGGATCAAAGAACTGGAGGCCTATGGTGCTAAATTCAAGAAGAAGGAGGATGGGACTTTTGCAACCTCCGTACGTCCGGGGCAAAGCCACTCCCGCAATTTGTTTATTATGGGAGGGGGCTGGGGGCTGGCTGCCAGTCTCCATAAAAAGGTAGCTCAACTACCCAATGTATTTATCATCGACAGTGCTGTTGTTACGCGTTTTCTGGTCCGGGATGACCGGGTGATCGGCGTGGTGTATTTAAATACAAACAGTGGAGAAATCCGAGTGATTCAGGCTAAGGCCACGCTTTTGGCGACGGGAGGCTATGAGGAGCTGTGGCCCTTTACGGACACTCCGCCTGATGCAACTGGTGAAACGTTGGTTATGGTTTATCAAGTGGGTGCACAGCTTGTCGATCTGGAAATGGTACTTTATTATCCCGGGGTGGTTGTATATCCGCCGGCGGCCCGCGGCTGGCTGGTACAGTATGAATACATATTGAACCCGGATATTTTGGACGGCCGGGTACTGAACGGCAAGGAAGAAGTATTTGTTGAGGGTTTTCCCGCCAGGGATGAGTTTATAAAAGCCATACGCCAAGAGGTGAAAAAGGGTACAGCCAGCCCTCATGGCGGTTTCTTTGTCGATTTGACGCATTCTAAATATCCGCCGGCGGTGCTCACCGAAAGAATTACAGCTTGGCTGCATCAATTTGGTAATCTGCTTAATGTCGGTATCGATCTTAGAACAGACAAGCTGGAAATGGCGCCTGCGGCCCATTATTGCCTGGGCGGGATAAAAATTGATGAACATGGCCGGACTAATGTGCCGGGCTTATTTGCGGCCGGGGAAATTACCGGTAATGTACATGGTGCCAACCGCATATCCGGCAATGCATTGTCTGAAACCCAGGTATTCGGCCGCAGGGCAGCCCTGAGTGCTTGTCAGTTCGCGGCAAAGGTTGATTTTGCAGTGGTTGCGGCTGAGCAGGAAGTGCTGACAGAGTATCGTCAGATTGACGAATGGAAGCAGGACAAAGAGTATGCGGTCCGGCCGATTGCTTTAAAATCCCGGCTCAAAACGATTATGGATCAATATGTGGGCCTGGAACGAAATGAAGAAAGCCTAAACACCGGGCTAAGAAAAGTCCGTGATTTGCGGAAAACTTTATCTTTTCTTAAGGTTGTTCCCCACAAGCGTTACTGTTATGAGGTCCAGGAAGCTTATGAAGTGCGGGGCATGCTGGCGCTGGCGGAAATCGTCATTTTATCGGCTCTCGCGCGGCAAGAAACGCGCGGGCATCATTTCCGGACCG
- a CDS encoding phosphate acyltransferase has product MFNNFNAALLWLKNNNIRKKAAVAAAHDLDALTSVVVARREGILESVLVGDGDKIKSLLGELQEKAVDWEIIDEKNDAQAASITAGLVAGKKVDMPMKGLLPTGTFLKAMLDKKFGLLAEHALISQATIFHYAQENRLMVVSDCAINVTPDYGKKLKIIQNCVGLCRKLGIEHPKVAVIAPLEQINPEIQATTDAAMLTLANMRGQIKGCDVDGPLGFDNAVSLAAAQHKGIKSQVAGYADILIMPDLTAGNILDKSLRYMAGYKTAGVVAGARVPLIMTSRSDSAENKLNSIIMSVLQSL; this is encoded by the coding sequence ATGTTTAATAATTTTAATGCAGCTTTGTTGTGGCTTAAAAATAACAATATCAGAAAAAAGGCGGCTGTGGCGGCAGCACATGATTTAGATGCACTGACCTCTGTTGTTGTTGCCCGGCGGGAAGGGATTCTGGAGTCCGTCCTGGTCGGCGATGGTGATAAAATAAAAAGTTTACTGGGAGAATTACAGGAAAAAGCAGTTGACTGGGAAATCATCGATGAAAAAAATGATGCCCAGGCGGCCTCTATCACCGCCGGCTTAGTTGCCGGGAAAAAAGTAGACATGCCGATGAAAGGCTTACTGCCAACAGGTACCTTCTTAAAGGCGATGCTGGACAAAAAATTTGGTCTGCTTGCCGAGCATGCGCTTATCAGCCAGGCGACAATTTTTCACTATGCGCAAGAGAATCGGCTGATGGTGGTCAGTGACTGCGCCATTAACGTTACTCCTGATTATGGCAAAAAACTGAAGATCATTCAAAATTGCGTTGGTTTGTGCCGGAAGCTGGGCATTGAACACCCAAAAGTCGCGGTCATCGCGCCGCTGGAACAGATTAATCCCGAGATTCAGGCGACCACTGATGCGGCCATGCTGACCCTGGCTAATATGCGGGGGCAAATAAAAGGTTGTGATGTGGATGGGCCGCTGGGGTTTGATAATGCGGTCTCGCTGGCGGCCGCACAGCATAAAGGGATTAAGAGCCAGGTGGCCGGCTATGCTGATATTTTAATTATGCCTGACCTAACTGCCGGTAATATTTTGGACAAGTCACTGCGGTATATGGCCGGCTACAAGACAGCCGGGGTAGTGGCCGGGGCCAGGGTGCCACTCATCATGACTTCCAGAAGTGATTCGGCGGAAAACAAGCTTAACTCAATTATTATGTCTGTACTGCAATCGCTGTAA
- a CDS encoding L-2-amino-thiazoline-4-carboxylic acid hydrolase, giving the protein MPAEKTFTQSEVRDIVDKMARTLAMLYYYMGSEVTAQFGVEGEAAVRRAIHKYGEARGRKIHKEVTGTGLPLTVENLSRYYDLPLPLAWVSKKIKVEENYLEKQVVYCPFAEQWKEMGGEKLGLIYCEQDLCMRKGYNKGFDLQQFTNVLNGDAHCHTVVQWQKNDKQIAEDGHV; this is encoded by the coding sequence ATGCCGGCAGAAAAAACATTTACGCAGTCTGAGGTCAGGGACATTGTCGATAAAATGGCACGTACCTTGGCCATGCTGTACTATTATATGGGCAGTGAAGTGACAGCTCAATTCGGTGTTGAAGGTGAAGCGGCTGTGCGGCGGGCGATTCATAAATATGGGGAGGCCCGGGGGCGCAAGATTCATAAAGAGGTTACGGGTACGGGACTCCCTTTGACGGTCGAGAACCTGTCCCGGTATTACGACCTGCCGTTACCTTTAGCCTGGGTTTCGAAAAAAATCAAGGTGGAGGAGAATTATCTGGAGAAACAGGTGGTTTATTGCCCTTTTGCAGAGCAATGGAAAGAAATGGGCGGTGAAAAACTGGGGCTTATCTATTGCGAGCAGGATCTGTGTATGCGTAAGGGATACAATAAGGGCTTTGATTTGCAGCAATTCACCAATGTTTTAAACGGAGACGCCCATTGTCATACGGTCGTGCAATGGCAGAAAAATGATAAACAGATAGCGGAGGACGGTCATGTTTGA
- a CDS encoding UbiD family decarboxylase — MDRKDMLPVNDLRSAIAVLKSKPGELLYTDEPVDPQAELAGVYRYVGAGGTVARPTRLGPAMIFKHVKGYENVQIVIGLLGSRNRVATMLGAEPERLAFLLTEAVAAPIAPITIARENAVCQEVVHRADEPGFDIRNIVPAPTNTEEDAGPYITIGMAYAADPETGEADVTIHRLCVQSADEVSMYFAPGRHLDVFRQKAEAAGKPLPITINIGVDPAVEIGACFEPPTTPLGCDELSIAGSIRKRPVELVDCLTVKAKAIANAEFVIEGELLPNVRVREDQHTNTGKAMPEFPGYTGAANPSVPLIKVKAVTHRRHPILQTVIGPSEEHVNLAGIPTEASILQMVERAMPGRLLNVYAHAAGGGKYMAVLQFKKSEPSDEGRQRQAALLAFAAFSELKHVILVDEDVDLFDSNDVLWALNTRYQGDVSTVFIPGVRCHPLDPSQVPAFSASIRDTGISCKVIFDCTVPYSLKRDFQRAKFKEVDVRRFAPSLFGDSKE; from the coding sequence ATGGATAGGAAAGATATGCTGCCCGTGAATGACCTGCGTTCGGCAATTGCGGTTTTAAAGTCTAAGCCGGGAGAACTGCTTTATACAGATGAGCCGGTTGATCCGCAGGCGGAGCTGGCGGGAGTATACCGCTATGTCGGCGCCGGTGGTACGGTAGCACGGCCAACCCGTCTGGGACCGGCCATGATTTTTAAGCATGTGAAAGGCTATGAAAATGTTCAGATCGTCATTGGCCTGCTTGGCAGCCGCAACCGTGTGGCAACAATGCTGGGGGCGGAGCCGGAGCGGCTGGCATTCCTTCTTACAGAAGCGGTAGCGGCGCCCATCGCCCCGATAACAATTGCCCGGGAGAACGCCGTTTGTCAGGAAGTTGTCCACCGCGCTGATGAACCCGGTTTCGATATTCGCAACATAGTGCCTGCGCCAACAAATACGGAAGAGGATGCCGGCCCGTACATTACCATCGGCATGGCCTATGCAGCTGATCCGGAAACCGGCGAAGCCGATGTTACTATCCATCGGTTGTGTGTCCAAAGCGCCGATGAGGTTTCCATGTATTTCGCCCCAGGACGCCATCTGGATGTTTTCCGGCAAAAAGCGGAAGCGGCGGGAAAACCGCTGCCGATAACAATTAATATTGGTGTTGATCCGGCGGTTGAAATTGGTGCCTGTTTTGAACCGCCTACTACACCACTGGGCTGCGATGAGTTGTCAATTGCCGGCAGTATTCGTAAACGACCGGTTGAACTGGTGGATTGCCTGACGGTGAAGGCTAAGGCCATTGCCAATGCCGAGTTCGTTATTGAGGGTGAATTATTGCCTAATGTCCGGGTCAGAGAAGATCAGCATACCAATACCGGCAAAGCCATGCCGGAGTTTCCCGGTTACACAGGTGCAGCTAACCCGTCCGTACCGCTGATTAAGGTTAAGGCGGTGACGCACCGGCGGCACCCAATCCTGCAAACGGTGATTGGGCCCAGTGAAGAACATGTCAACCTGGCTGGTATTCCCACCGAAGCCAGTATCCTGCAAATGGTTGAACGGGCCATGCCGGGACGACTCTTGAATGTGTATGCTCATGCCGCCGGCGGGGGGAAATACATGGCAGTCCTGCAGTTTAAAAAAAGTGAACCCAGTGATGAGGGCCGGCAACGGCAGGCAGCATTGCTTGCATTTGCCGCGTTTTCTGAACTTAAACATGTAATCCTGGTGGATGAGGATGTTGATTTGTTTGACAGCAATGATGTGTTGTGGGCCCTGAATACCCGCTATCAGGGCGATGTCAGCACCGTCTTTATTCCCGGCGTTCGCTGCCACCCCCTGGACCCTTCCCAGGTTCCGGCGTTTAGTGCCTCCATTCGTGATACCGGAATTTCCTGCAAGGTTATTTTTGATTGTACCGTGCCTTATAGTCTGAAAAGAGATTTCCAGCGGGCAAAATTTAAAGAAGTCGACGTGCGGCGTTTCGCGCCATCACTATTCGGAGATAGTAAAGAATAA
- the buk gene encoding butyrate kinase, translating into MKPYKILAINLGSTSTKLAYYEEDACKIKTALEHSVQDLSAFTDLMEQDGYRRAAIEKFLGDNGISVGELDAIASRGGHTKPLAGGVYQINETMLEQQASGLYGRHACDVGSKIAYNMAAGTRLLAVVVDPPVTDEFIDVARLSGHPGLPRQSRFHALNHRATGKRYARDKGKKYEDLNLIIAHMGGGITVAAHRCGKMIDATNGIDGDGPFSTNRTGGLPVGALVDLCFSGRYGHKEIKKMLNGEGGLTAYLKENDVRTIVAKAASDDYARLCLEGMNYQTCKEIAAMGAVLAGKVDAIIITGGIAHSKMITARMKDQLGFIAPVALYPGENEMDALALGALEALRGNEPLKSL; encoded by the coding sequence ATGAAACCATACAAAATTCTGGCTATTAACCTTGGCTCAACCTCAACCAAACTGGCTTATTATGAAGAGGATGCATGTAAGATAAAAACTGCCTTGGAGCATTCGGTGCAAGATCTGTCGGCATTTACTGATTTGATGGAACAAGACGGTTATCGCCGGGCGGCTATTGAAAAGTTTCTCGGGGACAACGGCATCAGTGTCGGTGAATTGGATGCCATCGCCAGCCGTGGCGGTCATACAAAACCACTGGCAGGCGGCGTTTATCAGATTAATGAGACAATGCTTGAACAGCAGGCTTCCGGTTTGTATGGAAGGCATGCCTGCGATGTAGGCAGTAAAATTGCTTATAACATGGCGGCAGGAACCAGGCTGCTGGCCGTGGTGGTTGATCCGCCGGTGACGGATGAGTTTATTGATGTGGCCCGCTTGTCCGGGCATCCCGGGCTGCCGCGCCAGAGCCGGTTTCATGCTTTAAACCACCGGGCGACAGGCAAGCGGTATGCCCGGGACAAGGGGAAAAAATATGAGGACTTGAACCTGATTATTGCGCATATGGGCGGCGGTATTACCGTTGCCGCGCATCGCTGCGGGAAAATGATTGATGCCACCAACGGTATTGATGGCGATGGCCCCTTCTCTACCAACCGGACTGGCGGGCTGCCGGTAGGGGCTTTGGTTGATTTGTGTTTTTCCGGTCGTTACGGCCATAAGGAAATTAAAAAGATGCTTAACGGGGAAGGCGGTTTAACGGCTTATCTTAAGGAAAATGATGTGCGGACAATAGTGGCAAAGGCAGCTAGCGATGATTATGCCAGGTTGTGCTTAGAAGGCATGAACTACCAGACTTGTAAGGAAATCGCAGCTATGGGCGCTGTTCTTGCAGGTAAGGTTGATGCCATTATTATTACCGGCGGCATTGCCCATTCAAAAATGATTACCGCCAGAATGAAAGATCAGCTTGGGTTTATTGCACCGGTTGCATTATATCCTGGTGAAAATGAAATGGATGCTTTGGCCCTGGGGGCATTGGAAGCTTTGCGGGGCAACGAGCCGCTTAAATCACTATAG
- a CDS encoding DUF421 domain-containing protein, which produces MEIIADLLKILGRIITILPLMLLVALFMGRRSIGELPVFDFLLVLTLGAVVGADIAEPEINHLYTAFAIVAIGILQKIFSELSIRNDKFKKLTTFAPVVVVKDGLFLVNNLKKINYSLENILEFLREDGIFNITEVGLALIEANGKLSVYRKPEKAPAVGIAKPSTGIAYPVILEGKVSHQTLSDLNLNEDWLHAQLKSQGFTNSKAVFFAAVDADRQVHISPYSDGRA; this is translated from the coding sequence ATGGAAATTATAGCAGATTTACTCAAAATACTGGGGCGAATTATAACCATTTTGCCGCTGATGCTATTGGTAGCCCTCTTTATGGGCCGGCGCTCAATCGGAGAACTGCCGGTATTTGACTTCTTACTTGTTTTAACCTTAGGCGCTGTTGTGGGCGCAGACATCGCTGAACCGGAGATCAATCATCTCTACACGGCGTTTGCCATTGTGGCAATCGGAATCCTGCAGAAGATATTCTCTGAGCTATCAATACGGAATGACAAATTTAAAAAGTTAACTACCTTTGCGCCTGTAGTTGTTGTCAAGGATGGACTCTTCCTTGTAAACAATCTCAAAAAAATCAACTATTCCCTGGAAAATATTTTAGAATTTTTACGGGAAGACGGGATTTTTAACATCACCGAGGTTGGCTTAGCCCTCATAGAAGCCAATGGAAAACTATCGGTTTACAGGAAGCCGGAAAAAGCTCCGGCTGTAGGAATAGCCAAACCAAGTACCGGAATTGCTTATCCGGTAATCCTCGAGGGTAAGGTATCCCACCAGACATTAAGTGACCTTAACTTAAATGAAGATTGGCTCCATGCCCAGCTAAAAAGCCAGGGCTTTACTAACAGCAAAGCCGTCTTCTTTGCTGCTGTGGACGCTGATAGACAAGTCCATATCTCACCCTATAGCGATGGCCGGGCCTAG
- a CDS encoding IclR family transcriptional regulator produces the protein MSEKFLQSVDNALRILELFAETDGELGVTEISRRLEVGRSTAHRLLTTLEKRNFVEQNQTTGKYKLGIKIVNLGAHILGSLNVIKECRPFLEQVSKATGETCHLAFLSNGEDITFVDKVAGKNPAVMSSLVGLKMPAHVTGTGKSILAFLPENELARYFSKAQLKRYTPNTITDPGELRNYLEIVRKQGYSEDQQESDEGLTCFAAPVRDFTGKVIAAMSVSGASSRVNQHRDELIHEIKKAAEQASRSCGWSFNYEWK, from the coding sequence ATGTCAGAAAAATTTTTGCAGTCAGTTGACAACGCGTTAAGGATTTTAGAGTTATTTGCAGAGACCGATGGTGAGCTTGGGGTAACCGAAATCAGCCGCCGGTTAGAGGTCGGCCGAAGCACAGCCCACAGGTTGTTAACCACCCTGGAGAAACGCAATTTCGTTGAGCAGAATCAAACTACAGGTAAGTATAAGTTAGGAATTAAAATCGTAAATCTCGGGGCACATATCCTTGGCAGTCTTAATGTTATTAAAGAATGCCGGCCATTTCTCGAACAGGTCAGCAAAGCGACGGGCGAGACCTGTCATTTGGCGTTTTTAAGTAATGGGGAAGACATTACCTTTGTCGATAAAGTGGCTGGCAAGAATCCGGCCGTAATGTCTTCCCTGGTAGGCTTAAAAATGCCGGCCCATGTCACCGGTACCGGTAAATCGATCCTGGCGTTTCTCCCGGAGAATGAACTTGCGCGGTATTTCAGCAAAGCGCAGCTCAAACGCTATACGCCGAATACCATCACAGACCCCGGGGAATTGCGCAATTATCTGGAAATAGTAAGAAAACAAGGCTACAGTGAAGATCAGCAGGAATCCGATGAGGGCCTCACCTGCTTTGCCGCGCCGGTACGTGATTTTACAGGCAAAGTCATTGCTGCCATGAGTGTATCCGGGGCCTCCAGCAGGGTAAATCAACATAGGGATGAACTAATACATGAAATTAAAAAAGCGGCCGAACAAGCATCACGGTCCTGTGGCTGGTCTTTCAATTATGAATGGAAGTAA
- a CDS encoding MFS transporter produces the protein MTNTSINVTVKPVVERKTQYRWIVLAIIFLFYMINFADRTNIGVVLPMIKSEFNLSNFEAGSLMSFFFLGYAITQIPAGLFMSKFGTRGMVSLSILGFSVFTYLIGTSTSAAMMKWFRLGLGLCEGPSPVGGSATIKNWYPPQEQGTAAGIFMGATSLALMAVPPLAVWIMVNYGWRSVFYWFAVPGIILSAIWYFFVHSRPEDSPYCNKAEVDYIRSVSTAANTGDACSERPSQSLGWLDKIIRAKRLSCLETNAEVFKSWNVWGIAITYFFIGFVTYGLMTWIPSYLVNAKGYSFVKMGWIASAPWIGALCGQLLGGWISDKLLLKRRKPNMMFGPLSLIVMLAALINVPNNSVILFIVLFLTGGLLNLAWPCYFAYPMGLTTGKTYPTAISIVTSVGNMGGFFSPMVGGYLLDVYKTFDVVFIFLGVCAFLSFLMVLTVEEPIQD, from the coding sequence ATGACAAATACTTCCATTAATGTCACTGTTAAACCTGTTGTTGAGCGAAAGACCCAGTACCGCTGGATTGTATTAGCGATTATTTTCCTGTTTTACATGATCAATTTTGCCGATCGTACCAATATCGGGGTTGTTTTACCGATGATCAAATCCGAATTCAACCTCAGCAACTTCGAGGCTGGTTCTTTGATGAGCTTCTTCTTTCTCGGCTATGCCATCACGCAAATACCGGCAGGCTTGTTTATGAGCAAGTTTGGTACCCGGGGGATGGTTTCGCTCTCAATACTTGGCTTCTCTGTCTTTACCTATCTCATTGGTACGTCCACCAGCGCCGCCATGATGAAATGGTTCCGCTTGGGGCTCGGTTTGTGTGAAGGTCCAAGCCCTGTTGGCGGGTCGGCGACGATCAAGAACTGGTATCCGCCGCAGGAGCAGGGAACGGCCGCCGGCATATTCATGGGTGCTACGTCGCTGGCGCTTATGGCGGTACCGCCGTTAGCAGTATGGATTATGGTCAATTACGGCTGGCGGTCTGTTTTTTACTGGTTTGCTGTTCCTGGGATCATTCTTTCGGCCATCTGGTATTTTTTTGTTCACAGCCGTCCGGAAGACAGTCCTTATTGCAACAAGGCTGAGGTTGACTATATTCGCAGCGTTTCGACCGCCGCAAACACAGGTGATGCCTGTTCTGAAAGACCAAGCCAGTCGCTCGGGTGGCTGGACAAAATCATTCGCGCCAAGCGGCTGAGCTGCCTGGAGACTAATGCCGAAGTCTTCAAATCCTGGAATGTATGGGGGATTGCCATAACCTATTTCTTCATCGGTTTTGTCACCTATGGCCTGATGACCTGGATTCCTTCCTATCTTGTTAATGCCAAAGGATACTCCTTCGTAAAAATGGGCTGGATCGCCTCGGCGCCCTGGATTGGCGCCCTGTGCGGCCAGTTGCTGGGCGGCTGGATTTCCGATAAGCTGCTGCTCAAACGCCGGAAGCCGAATATGATGTTTGGGCCGTTGAGTTTAATCGTCATGCTGGCAGCTTTAATCAATGTGCCCAATAATAGCGTGATACTTTTTATTGTACTGTTTTTAACCGGTGGTTTGCTCAATTTGGCCTGGCCTTGCTATTTTGCCTACCCAATGGGTTTGACAACAGGCAAAACTTATCCCACCGCAATATCAATCGTGACTTCTGTTGGCAATATGGGCGGCTTTTTTTCACCGATGGTAGGCGGTTACCTGCTGGATGTGTATAAAACATTTGATGTTGTGTTCATCTTCCTGGGGGTATGCGCATTCCTGAGTTTCTTAATGGTACTGACTGTTGAGGAACCTATTCAGGACTAG